A window of Longimicrobiales bacterium genomic DNA:
GCACGGGATGGGCGTGCGTGAGGTGCTGGGCGACGCGCTGTTTGACGAGGACCATCACAACATGGTGATCGTCAAGGACATCGAGATGTACTCGCTGTGTGAGCACCACATGCTGCCGTTCTTCGGGAAGGTGCACGTCGCATATATCCCGAACGGTCGGATCGTCGGGCTGTCGAAGGTGCCGCGTATCGTGGAGGTCTACGCGCGTCGGCTGCAGGTGCAGGAGCGGCTGACGGCGCAGATCGCTACGGCGCTCACGGAGGTGCTGGAGCCGCAGGGCGTCGGTGTCATCATAGAAGCGTATCACCTGTGCATGATGATGCGCGGCGTGGAGAAGCAGAACTCGAAGACGATCACCAGCTCCATGCAGGGCGTGTTCCTGGACGACCTCAGGACGCGCGAGGAATTCCTCCGGTTGATCTCGATCAATGGCATCGTTTCCTGACATGGAATCGTCGCCGCTCGGCGGGCGCATCGCGGTGGTGACGGGCGGCACGGGCGGCATCGGCCGCGCGTGCGCGGAGCAGCTGGCGGCGGGGGGCGCACACGTGGTGCTGGTAGCGCGCAGCATGGATCAGGTCCGTGAGGCGGCGGCGGAGCTCGGCGGAGTGCCTGTAGTCGCGGATGTCGGCACGGAGACCGGAATCGCCCGTGTCGTGGAGGCCGCGACCACACTCCAGGCGGAAGGCCCCGACATCGTGGTGCACGCGGCGGGCGCGTTCGCGCTGGCGCCGCTCGCGGAAACGACGGTCGAGGCGTTCGACAGGATGA
This region includes:
- the folE gene encoding GTP cyclohydrolase I FolE, producing the protein MSDRAGYDDLSEVPFQDLVREMLVRLGEDPERQGLLKTPERVEKSLTWLTRGHGMGVREVLGDALFDEDHHNMVIVKDIEMYSLCEHHMLPFFGKVHVAYIPNGRIVGLSKVPRIVEVYARRLQVQERLTAQIATALTEVLEPQGVGVIIEAYHLCMMMRGVEKQNSKTITSSMQGVFLDDLRTREEFLRLISINGIVS